The following coding sequences are from one Agelaius phoeniceus isolate bAgePho1 chromosome 24, bAgePho1.hap1, whole genome shotgun sequence window:
- the LOC129129803 gene encoding forkhead-associated domain-containing protein 1 isoform X11 yields the protein MSSLVEEKDQALRAAAEELSQAQRRCQVLRDASQQTLESTEDAPRTPVQLSEASQRMQTGGEAVFFQEPPSALAELGAKCRGLRHEETIQRQKEGLAELRERVKMLEKRQGSGAVKRDSEPLVVWMEDLPEKIIAQQRGLELEPAPVLGEKLRAGKVPDHVPNGSSFRITNSTVSLEMAEATDLGEKMYLDVIGALGSLVEMKELSGMQPLQHLPQERRAEVGLQRQKALELLYKKIRNLQVRLERKEEMLKDYEGSVEQLRQSQASLQRCQEEMSNLEDEAHREAEEKALLREALERMQLQLDQEKRLRQAAKRHKPGATKTLCSGKPKAKGCMAGAAKSGSS from the exons ATGTCCAGCCTTGTGGAGGAGAAGGATCAggccctgagagcagcagctgaagaaTTAAG CCAAGCCCAAAGGCGCTGCCAGGTGCTGAGGGATGCTTCCCAACAAACACTGGAGAGCACAGAGGATGCTCCCAGGACACCAGTGCAGCTGAGTGAAGCCTCCCAGAGG ATGCAGACTGGGGGAGAAGCTGTCTTCTTTCAGGAGCCACCATCAGCCTTGGCTGAGCTCGGTGCGAAGTGCCGAGGCCTCAGGCACGAGGAAACGATCCAGCGCCAGAAAGAAGGTTTGGCCGAGCTCCGGGAGAGAGTAAAGATGCTGGAGAAGAGACAGGGCTCAG GTGCTGTGAAGAGAGATTCAGAGCCACTGGTGGTCTGGATGGAAGACTTACCAGAGAAAATAATAGCCCAACAAAGAGGTCTTGAGCTGGAACCTGCTCCTGTGTTGGGAGAAAAACTGAGGGCTGGCAAG GTTCCTGACCATGTTCCTAATGGGAGCTCATTCAGGATCACCAACAGCACAGTGAGCTTGGAAATGGCTGAGGCGACAGACTTGGGTGAGAAGATG TACCTTGATGTAATCGGTGCTCTGGGAAGCCTGGTGGAGATGAAGGAGCTGTCAGGaatgcagcctctgcagcacctTCCTCAGGAGAGAAGGGCAGAAGTGGGGCTGCAGAGacagaaggccctggagctgttgTACAAAAAGATCAGGAACCTCCAGGTTCGCctggaaaggaaagaagaaatgctgAAAGATTATGAGGGAAGTGTGGAGCAGCTCAG gcagagccaagcTTCCCTGCAAAGGTGCCAGGAGGAGATGTCCAACCTGGAAGATGAAGCTCACAGGGAGGCAGAAGAGAAGGCCCTGCTGAGAGAGGCTCTGGAGAGgatgcagctccagctggaccAGGAGAAGAGGCTGCGGCAAGCGGCCAAACGGCACAAG cctgGAGCCACAAAGACTCTCTGCTCGGGCAAGCCGAAGGCCAAGGGGTGCATGGCAGGTGCTGCCAAATCGGGGAGCTCATAG
- the LOC129129803 gene encoding EF-hand domain-containing protein D2 isoform X15, protein MAAAAAEEPEGRRGRGPRPGPAPGSPAGRAVGEGSPGGSGRRVFSPAGEFREFSRRQLRDMERLFRQYDAGKDGFIDLMELKLMMEKLGAPQTHLGLKNMIKEVDEDLDSKLSFREFLLIFRKAAAGELQEDSGLHALARLSEIDVSTEGVKGAKNFFEAKAQAINEASRFEEEIKAEQEEKKKQAEELKQRKAAFKELQSTFTQ, encoded by the exons atggcggcggcggcggcggaggagccggaggggcggcggggccgggggccgcggccggggccggcgccgggcagccccgcggggcgggcggtGGGCGAGGGCTCGCCCGGGGGCAGCGGCCGCCGCGTCTTCAGCCCCGCCGGGGAGTTCCGCGAGTTCTCCCGGCGGCAGCTCCGCGACATGGAACGGCTCTTCCGACA GTACGACGCAGGGAAAGATGGCTTCATTGACCTGATGGAGCTGAAGCTGATGATGGAGAAGCTGGGGGCTccacagacacacctgggactgAAGAACATGATCAAGGAGGTGGATGAAGACCTGGACAGCAAGCTCAGTTTTCGAGAG TTCCTGCTGATTTTCcggaaggcagcagcaggtgagcTGCAGGAGGACAGCGGGCTGCACGCCCTGGCCCGGCTCTCTGAGATCGACGTCTCCACAGAAGGCGTGAAAGGCGCCAAGAACTTCTTTGAGGCCAAG GCACAAGCCATCAACGAAGCCAGCAGGTTTGAGGAGGAGAtcaaagcagagcaggaggagaagaagaagcaggCAGAAGAGCTGAAGCAGAGGAAGGCAGCCTTCAAGGAGCTGCAGTCCACCTTCACGCAGTGA
- the LOC129129803 gene encoding uncharacterized protein LOC129129803 isoform X12, whose protein sequence is MRGYPGAEARERGLKEGTGDLHIPSAASPRDPTSLQLPGPQRPGWRVLSIPARAACHHAWRSVTRSTSSAPGKGGLAASLQPWKFPGGARNRGDSNRGHAGMRGSSQGRTGQPGASPWIPRCVLCAGGVDTARLREGAEIQHRRRYDAGKDGFIDLMELKLMMEKLGAPQTHLGLKNMIKEVDEDLDSKLSFREFLLIFRKAAAGELQEDSGLHALARLSEIDVSTEGVKGAKNFFEAKAQAINEASRFEEEIKAEQEEKKKQAEELKQRKAAFKELQSTFTQ, encoded by the exons ATGAGGGGGTACCCCGGTGCTGAGGCCAGAGAAAGGGGTCTGAAAGAGGGGACCGGGGACCTTCACATTCCTTCTGCCGCATCACCGAGGGATcccacatccctgcagctgccGGGGCCGCAGAGGCCAGGCTGGCGTGTCCTCAGCATCCCTGCCCGCGCTGCGTGCCACCACGCGTGGCGGAGCGTGACTCGGAGCACGAGCTCGGCCCCTGGGAAGGGGGGGCTGGCAGCgagcctccagccctggaaattTCCAGGGGGAGCCAGAAATCGGGGTGACTCCAACCGTGGTCACGCTGGTATGCGCGGGAGTAGCCAGGGGCGAACGGGACAGCCCGgagcatccccatggatcccgCGCTGCGTGCTTTGTGCAGGAGGCGTGGACACAGCGCGACTCCGGGAAGGCGCGGAGATACAGCACAGGCGAAG GTACGACGCAGGGAAAGATGGCTTCATTGACCTGATGGAGCTGAAGCTGATGATGGAGAAGCTGGGGGCTccacagacacacctgggactgAAGAACATGATCAAGGAGGTGGATGAAGACCTGGACAGCAAGCTCAGTTTTCGAGAG TTCCTGCTGATTTTCcggaaggcagcagcaggtgagcTGCAGGAGGACAGCGGGCTGCACGCCCTGGCCCGGCTCTCTGAGATCGACGTCTCCACAGAAGGCGTGAAAGGCGCCAAGAACTTCTTTGAGGCCAAG GCACAAGCCATCAACGAAGCCAGCAGGTTTGAGGAGGAGAtcaaagcagagcaggaggagaagaagaagcaggCAGAAGAGCTGAAGCAGAGGAAGGCAGCCTTCAAGGAGCTGCAGTCCACCTTCACGCAGTGA
- the LOC129129803 gene encoding EF-hand domain-containing protein D2 isoform X13 — protein sequence MVCSRNSHRCGLCQGGGGTRYDAGKDGFIDLMELKLMMEKLGAPQTHLGLKNMIKEVDEDLDSKLSFREFLLIFRKAAAGELQEDSGLHALARLSEIDVSTEGVKGAKNFFEAKAQAINEASRFEEEIKAEQEEKKKQAEELKQRKAAFKELQSTFTQ from the exons ATGGTCTGCAGTAGGAACAGTCATCGCTGTGGACTCTGTCAGGGTGGAGGTGGCACGAG GTACGACGCAGGGAAAGATGGCTTCATTGACCTGATGGAGCTGAAGCTGATGATGGAGAAGCTGGGGGCTccacagacacacctgggactgAAGAACATGATCAAGGAGGTGGATGAAGACCTGGACAGCAAGCTCAGTTTTCGAGAG TTCCTGCTGATTTTCcggaaggcagcagcaggtgagcTGCAGGAGGACAGCGGGCTGCACGCCCTGGCCCGGCTCTCTGAGATCGACGTCTCCACAGAAGGCGTGAAAGGCGCCAAGAACTTCTTTGAGGCCAAG GCACAAGCCATCAACGAAGCCAGCAGGTTTGAGGAGGAGAtcaaagcagagcaggaggagaagaagaagcaggCAGAAGAGCTGAAGCAGAGGAAGGCAGCCTTCAAGGAGCTGCAGTCCACCTTCACGCAGTGA
- the LOC129129803 gene encoding forkhead-associated domain-containing protein 1 isoform X10: protein MGVLPCVCCDHGGLVGQFPVCFCVWHLGNGGFLVFSFLRIQARSSQAAPTQSRSCAFPQILESAVTEEKDKCKKSVEEEQRKIQELESHLRSMAEATAKKAEEQELTEGKLREALHKLKTITAQEAVLQQQVLQQSQQLRAVQEENELQRQKLQEEVAGYREQSRQHSLTILALEDRLLEATQQQKVLEEEKAALVEKMEGLQCDAHSSASGTWLEICPAMESHVCLRKLQEELAVVQGTLLEKKAVISRLSRELSETRARMSDMRGELSEEQKVELEHSQRQLKHREWEVHQLQEKLSEMSSLVEEKDQALRAAAEELSQAQRRCQVLRDASQQTLESTEDAPRTPVQLSEASQRMQTGGEAVFFQEPPSALAELGAKCRGLRHEETIQRQKEGLAELRERVKMLEKRQGSGAVKRDSEPLVVWMEDLPEKIIAQQRGLELEPAPVLGEKLRAGKVPDHVPNGSSFRITNSTVSLEMAEATDLGEKMYLDVIGALGSLVEMKELSGMQPLQHLPQERRAEVGLQRQKALELLYKKIRNLQVRLERKEEMLKDYEGSVEQLRQSQASLQRCQEEMSNLEDEAHREAEEKALLREALERMQLQLDQEKRLRQAAKRHKPGATKTLCSGKPKAKGCMAGAAKSGSS, encoded by the exons ATGGGTGTTTTGCCATGTGTGTGTTGTGATCATGGTGGCCTTGTAGGACAGTTTCCAGTCTGCTTCTGTGTCTGGCACCTTGGGAATGGTGGTTTCCTGGTGTTCAGTTTTCTGAGGATTCAGGCAAGAAGCAGCCAAGCAGCTCCTACCCAGTCTCGCAGCTGTGCTtttccccag ATTCTGGAAAGCGCTGTCACTGAGGAGAAGGACAAGTGCAAGAAATCTGTGGAGGAAGAGCAGAGGAAGATCCAAGAGTTGGAAAGCCACCTAAGAAGCATGGCTGAG GCAACAGCAAagaaggcagaggagcaggaactgACAGAGGGAAAGCTGAGAGAAGCTTTGCACAAGCTGAAGACAATCACTGCACAAGAG GCTGTGTTACAGCAGCAggtgctccagcagagccaacaGCTCAGGGCTGTCCAGGAGGAAAATGAGTTGCAGAGGCAGAAACTGCAAGAAGAGGTAGCAGGATACAGGGAGCAAAGCAGGCAGCATTCCCTGACCATCCTGGCTTTAGAGGACAGGCTGCTAGAGGCCACgcagcagcagaaggtgctggaggaggaaaaggcagcACTTGTGGAAAAGATGGAAG GACTTCAGTGTGATGCCCACAGCTCAGCATCAGGAACTTGGCTGGAGATTTGTCCTGCCATGGAGTCTCATGTTTGTCTGAG GAaactgcaggaggagctggcagtgGTGCAGGGCACACTCCTGGAAAAGAAGGCAGTGATCAgcaggctcagcagggagctgtcAGAAACCAGAGCCAGGATGTCGGACATGAGAG GGGAGCTGAGTGAAGAGCAGAAGgtggagctggagcacagccagAGGCAGCTGAAACACCGGGAGTGGGAAGTGcaccagctccaggagaagctATCCGAGATGTCCAGCCTTGTGGAGGAGAAGGATCAggccctgagagcagcagctgaagaaTTAAG CCAAGCCCAAAGGCGCTGCCAGGTGCTGAGGGATGCTTCCCAACAAACACTGGAGAGCACAGAGGATGCTCCCAGGACACCAGTGCAGCTGAGTGAAGCCTCCCAGAGG ATGCAGACTGGGGGAGAAGCTGTCTTCTTTCAGGAGCCACCATCAGCCTTGGCTGAGCTCGGTGCGAAGTGCCGAGGCCTCAGGCACGAGGAAACGATCCAGCGCCAGAAAGAAGGTTTGGCCGAGCTCCGGGAGAGAGTAAAGATGCTGGAGAAGAGACAGGGCTCAG GTGCTGTGAAGAGAGATTCAGAGCCACTGGTGGTCTGGATGGAAGACTTACCAGAGAAAATAATAGCCCAACAAAGAGGTCTTGAGCTGGAACCTGCTCCTGTGTTGGGAGAAAAACTGAGGGCTGGCAAG GTTCCTGACCATGTTCCTAATGGGAGCTCATTCAGGATCACCAACAGCACAGTGAGCTTGGAAATGGCTGAGGCGACAGACTTGGGTGAGAAGATG TACCTTGATGTAATCGGTGCTCTGGGAAGCCTGGTGGAGATGAAGGAGCTGTCAGGaatgcagcctctgcagcacctTCCTCAGGAGAGAAGGGCAGAAGTGGGGCTGCAGAGacagaaggccctggagctgttgTACAAAAAGATCAGGAACCTCCAGGTTCGCctggaaaggaaagaagaaatgctgAAAGATTATGAGGGAAGTGTGGAGCAGCTCAG gcagagccaagcTTCCCTGCAAAGGTGCCAGGAGGAGATGTCCAACCTGGAAGATGAAGCTCACAGGGAGGCAGAAGAGAAGGCCCTGCTGAGAGAGGCTCTGGAGAGgatgcagctccagctggaccAGGAGAAGAGGCTGCGGCAAGCGGCCAAACGGCACAAG cctgGAGCCACAAAGACTCTCTGCTCGGGCAAGCCGAAGGCCAAGGGGTGCATGGCAGGTGCTGCCAAATCGGGGAGCTCATAG
- the LOC129129803 gene encoding EF-hand domain-containing protein D2 isoform X14, with translation MATGRSQRRGIPDRYDAGKDGFIDLMELKLMMEKLGAPQTHLGLKNMIKEVDEDLDSKLSFREFLLIFRKAAAGELQEDSGLHALARLSEIDVSTEGVKGAKNFFEAKAQAINEASRFEEEIKAEQEEKKKQAEELKQRKAAFKELQSTFTQ, from the exons ATGGCCACAGGGAGGAGTCAGAGGAGGGGCATTCCTGACAG GTACGACGCAGGGAAAGATGGCTTCATTGACCTGATGGAGCTGAAGCTGATGATGGAGAAGCTGGGGGCTccacagacacacctgggactgAAGAACATGATCAAGGAGGTGGATGAAGACCTGGACAGCAAGCTCAGTTTTCGAGAG TTCCTGCTGATTTTCcggaaggcagcagcaggtgagcTGCAGGAGGACAGCGGGCTGCACGCCCTGGCCCGGCTCTCTGAGATCGACGTCTCCACAGAAGGCGTGAAAGGCGCCAAGAACTTCTTTGAGGCCAAG GCACAAGCCATCAACGAAGCCAGCAGGTTTGAGGAGGAGAtcaaagcagagcaggaggagaagaagaagcaggCAGAAGAGCTGAAGCAGAGGAAGGCAGCCTTCAAGGAGCTGCAGTCCACCTTCACGCAGTGA